In Peromyscus eremicus chromosome 2, PerEre_H2_v1, whole genome shotgun sequence, a single genomic region encodes these proteins:
- the Pex2 gene encoding peroxisome biogenesis factor 2, protein MAGREEKTESAGRVLRISQLDALELNKALEQLVWSQFTQCFHGFKPGLLARFEPEVKACLWLFLWRFTIYSKNATVGQSVLNIQYKNDFSSNPRYQPPSKNQKLWYAVCTIGGRWLEERCYDLFRNRHLASFGKVKQCMNFVVGLLKLGELINFLIFLQKGKFATLIERLLGIHSVFCKPQNMREVGFEYMNRELLWHGFAEFLIFLLPLINIQKLKAKLSSWCIPLTGTAGSDSALVCSGRECALCGEWPTMPHTIGCEHVFCYYCVKSSFLFDMYFTCPKCGIEVHSVQPLKSGIEMSEVNAV, encoded by the coding sequence ATGGCTGGCAGAGAGGAGAAGACCGAGAGTGCAGGCAGAGTGCTGAGGATAAGTCAGCTGGATGCACTTGAACTGAACAAGGCTCTGGAGCAGCTCGTGTGGTCTCAGTTTACTCAGTGCTTTCATGGATTTAAGCCAGGCCTGTTGGCTCGATTTGAACCAGAAGTGAAAGCATGTCTGTGGCTTTTCCTGTGGAGGTTCACCATCTACTCCAAAAATGCCACTGTGGGGCAGTCAGTTTTGAATATTCAGtacaaaaatgatttttcttcCAACCCAAGATACCAGCCCCCAAGTAAAAATCAGAAACTGTGGTATGCTGTGTGCACCATTGGGGGGAGATGGTTAGAAGAACGATGTTATGATTTGTTTCGAAATCGTCATTTAGCATCTTTCGGGAAAGTCAAACAGTGCATGAATTTTGTGGTTGGACTTTTAAAATTAGGTGAGTTGATAAACTTCTTGATTTTCCTGCAAAAGGGAAAGTTTGCCACTTTGATAGAGCGCCTCCTTGGCATCCACTCTGTATTTTGCAAGCCCCAGAACATGCGTGAGGTTGGCTTTGAGTACATGAATAGGGAACTTCTCTGGCATGGCTTTGCCGAGTTTCTGATTTTCCTTTTACCGCTCATCAATATCCAGAAGTTGAAAGCCAAGTTGTCTTCCTGGTGCATACCCCTTACTGGTACTGCTGGTAGTGACAGTGCCCTGGTTTGCAGTGGCAGAGAATGTGCTCTCTGTGGAGAGTGGCCCACAATGCCTCACACCATTGGATGTGAACACGTGTTCTGTTATTACTGTGTTAAAAGTAGCTTCCTATTTGACATGTACTTTACCTGTCCTAAGTGTGGCATAGAAGTGCACAGTGTGCAGCCACTGAAATCAGGAATTGAAATGTCAGAAGTGAATGCTGTTTAG